The DNA sequence TGGCCGGCGCTGGACAACGGTCACCCAGATACCGGCACCTCCATCGGCAAGCAAGATGGCGCCACGGTGTGGGAAAGCTGGAAGGAGAGTTACCAGATCTTCCGGGCCAAGGGCCAGGCGCCGCTGCCCTGGGATGCGCCAGCAACCCTTCCTGACGCGTGCAAGTCGCTCAAGCCGGGTCGCTTGCTGCAGCAGATGGGCAAGGTTCCCGATGTGCTGGATGAGTTTATCCAACCCTTCGAGAGCGGCCCGTTGGTGGATCAGAACGGCACCTACACGCGCAACGAAATCGTGGTCAATCAATCGATGTTCGACGGGATCGTCGACAACGGTTTGTACAGCATTGAAGGCCAGCAGCAGTTTTTTGCCGCCAAGCCGACCAACGCCGTGGCGTTCAGCTGCGGCTCGTCCAGTACCAAGCAGGTCGGTGCGCTGATGGTGAAGGCTTCGTGGAAAGTGCTGGGAGGCAATGATCGGAAGCAGGATTTTCATACGGTCGATGCGCTGGTCTATACGCCGGGAAACAGCGATCCGACCAAAGGGCCGATTGTCGCAGAGTCATGTAAGTCAGAGCCGGTCGGGCTCGTGGGGTTGCACATCGTTCATAAGACCAACAGTGCCGCGCAATGGGTCTGGTCGACTTTTGAACATGTGAACAACGTACCGGAAAAATCCACGCCTCCCGCCCAACGGGTGGGGCCGTATCTGTTCTACAACGCCGCCAGCAAAAGCGAGATCAACCAACCTCCGCCTCGGCCGTGGAACCCGGCAGTGAAGGCGACACCTTCGCAGATCGTGCGTGAAGTGCCGCTGACCGAGGCCACCCAACAACTGAACGCCAGCTATCAAGCTCAGTTGCGCACGGTCAATCCGCAAAGCGTCTGGGCCAACTATCAATTGATCAGTACCCAATGGCCGTCGGCCCCATCATCGAACTGCCAGATATCGGCCGCCAACCCGCTGGGCAGCCCTGCGCCCTTGTTCCTGGCCAACGCCACGCTGGAGACCTACATCCAGGGCACCGTGCCCCAGGCGTCTTCCAGTTGCATGGCTTGCCACGGCAATGCCGCCACCCATGTCACCGAATCCCCGCGTACCAGTTTCGCGGACTTCACCTATTTGCTCGAACGCGCACAGTCCACCGGTGCGACAAGGAGTCAGCCATGAGCAGTGATCTGGAGAACTTCATTGGCCTTTCATCGGCCCTGACCGGCATTCCCACTGATCGGCTTGCGCCAGAGATCGACCAGGTGGGACTGCCGCCGATCTTTCTCGCGTTCATCACGCCGCGAATCACGCCGCAGGTGCTCAATACGTTGCTGACTCAGTACGCCACGTTGGCGGCCGACCATGTGTCCCCCGATCAGATCGCCAAGGCGGTGCTGATGGACGGATCGCGACCGGCCGTCACGCAGACCGCCCAAGCCGCGCGTTCGATCATGAAGCTGTGGTTGCTTGGGGTCTGGTATCAGCCCTATGCCACCGGGGACTACAAATCGACTGATTCTACAGTGGTGTCCGACCAGGCCTACATCCAGAGCTGGGCCTGGAAAATTGCCCAGGCCCACCCCATGGGCTACAGCGAGATGGTGTTCGGCTATTGGAACACGACGCCGCCGAGCCTTGAGGACTACACCGGGGTACCCGCCAACTCGCAAGGAGCCTCGTCATGAGTACCGAACAAGCAGATGTGGTCATCGTCGGCGCAGGACTGGCCGGCAGCATCATCGCCTATCAGTTGGGCATGGCCGGCGTGGATGTGCTGGTGCTCGAATCGGGTCCGGAGATCCCGGCCAACCGCGCCCAATACCTGGAACGCTTCTATACCGCCACGCTGAAAACCCCGGAATCACCCTATCCTCCGGTGTCGACCTTGGACCCATGGCGAGATCCGACCAAAGAAAATGCGCCTCGGGCTACCATTGCCGACCTGATCAAGGGCTGGAACGATCACGCCGTCAGCTATCTGGTACAGAAAGGTCCGCTGCCGTTCAACAGCACTTATGAACGGGTGGGCGGCGGCACGACCTGGCACTGGGTCGGGACGTGCCTGCGCATGGTGCCGAACGATTTTCGCCTGAGGAGCAAGTATGGCGTCGGGGTGGATTGGCCAATCGGCTACGACGACCTGCAAAGCGCCTATTGCCGGGCGGAGGCGGAAATCGGGGTGTCGGCGAATGTCGCCGACCAGGCCTACCTGGGCATGACGTTTCCCGAGGGCTATTCATTCCCGATGCACAGCATTCCGTTGTCGTTGGTCGATGGCAGTTTTGTCACGGCCGTGACCGGCCAGACCTTCGACGGCTTGCCGCTGGTGGTCAGCCCGACGCCGGCCGGACGCAACTCCCAGCCCTATGCCGGGCGCCGGGTGTGTGCCGGCAATACCAACTGCACGCCGATCTGCCCGATCCAGGCCAAGTACGACGCGACGGTGACCATGAACAAGGCCCTGGCCACCGGCAAGGTCCGGGTCATGTACCGGACCGTGGCCAGCAACGTGACCGTGGGCCCGGACAAGAACATCAATGGCATCAAATTCAAACAATATCAGCTTGGCGAGGGGCCGAAGACGGGAGACGGCGTGGCCATCGGGCAGCGTTATGTGATCGCGGCCCATGCCATCGAAACCCCTAAATTGTTGCTCAACTCCAAGACCCCGGACTGGCCCAAAGGTGTAGCCAACAGCAGCGGGCAGGTGGGACGCAGCCTGTCCGACCATCCGATTTACCTGGCGTGGGGGCTGATGCCGGAAGGCAAGACGGTCTTTCCGTATCGTGGCCCGGTGTCCACGGCGGGCATCGAGAGCCTGCGCGACGGTGCTTTTCGGAGCCAGCGGGCAGCCTGGCGCATCGAAATCGGCAACGAGGGCTGGAACTGGCCGGTTGGCGACCCTTACGTCACCGTGGCCGACTTTATCGACGGAGCGAACGTAAGCTGCACCAACCCGTTGCCGTCGAAAGAAACACCGCCGCCGCCCACTGAAGCGCTTTACGGCACGGCACTGATTCAAAAACTCAATGACCTGTTCATCCGCCAGTTTCGGATCGGATTCCTGGTGGAGCAGGTGGAGGAGCATCCCGACCAGTCCAACAGCTACATCGTGCCCTCGACGGACAAACTCACGGACGGGCTCGGCATTCTTCGGCCGGAAATCCACTACGACCTGTCCGATTACACCAAGGAAGGTTTCAGGCAGGCGAAGATATTGGCGAGCCACATCATCCAGAACCTGCTCGGTGCGGTGGAGCTGACGGCACCCATTGGCAAAGGGACCTTCAGATACAAAGATGAAGACTACAGCTTCCAGGGCGCCGGGCACCTGATGGGGACCTACCGCATGGGCGCTGACCCAGCCACGTCGGTGGTGGACAAATACCAGCGCAGTTGGGACCACAAGAACCTGTTCCTGGTGGGCGATGGTGTCTTCCCCAGCACGGGCACCTCGAACCCGAGCCTGACGATTGCGGCGCTGTCGTTCCAGGCTGGGGATACCGTGGCCAATGACTTGAAGGCGGTGACGATGCAAGTCCAATCCAACATCGCCTGGCAGGGCACTGGCGTGCAGGTCAACGCGTTGGTTCCGCGCTTGGTTCGCTACGTCAGTGGGCTATGGTGTGCCAGCCCGCAAGGCGGCAATGTGGATGGGAACGGTGGCTCGCGGCACATCGACTACGCCAGCTATGCGTTACCCGGTGCAGCCGAAGGCGCCTTGATTGGGCGTGTGGGCAACGGTGGAACGCCGTTCCTGGTGGGTGATCTGGCGCAGGTTCCTGCCAGCGAGCAAGGCGAGCTGCAACTGTGCATCAACGATGACCTGACCGGGCAATACGGAGCAGGCTTGAGCGATAACACCGGTGCGCTGACGGTGCGGATCGAGTTCGGCACCCTGTGATGCCTGAGCGGTAAGGCTAACTCCAGTGGGAGCGAGCTTGCTCGCGATAGCGGTGGGTCAGTCGACACGGGTGTGTCTGGCCGAGCGCAATCGCGAGCAAGCTCGCTCCCACAGAGGGGTATTGTTTTTTCACGCCGCCGAATGCTGGTTGCGCACCGCCACCGGCCCGACGCGCTCTTCGATGGCCCGCTTCAGTTCGCCGCGAAGCCCCAGCAGGAAACCCGCTTCCACCACCACGAACAACGGCCCGACAATCAGCCCAGTGAGGTCGTCGACGAATGCCGGTTTGCGGCCTTCGTAATAGTGACCGACAAACTGGATCACCCAACCCACCACAAACATCCCCAGGCCACTGCCCAGCCACACCGCCGTGCTTTGCGCGGCCAATGTCTGGCCCAACCATACCGCCAGGCCCAGCAGTACCGTCATCAGCACACCCAGGCGCACTTCCAGGCGCAGATAGAACCAGGCACTGGCCACGGCCACCAGCAACGCTGGCGACATCAGGATCGCCCCCAGCGGCCAACCAGGTCGTGACAGCAGCACGGCGACGGCGAAGAAAATCAGCGGAATACCGATGAAATGGCTGGCGATGTTGCGCGGGTCACGGTGGTACGCGGCATATTGACTGAGATGATCGACGAGGCTTTTCATTGTTGTTCCTCCTGAGGTGATGCCTGCATGATGCCCAGGTTCCACACGATGTTCTGTCAGCTAGCCGACACTTGTCCTGGAGTCTCCATGAACGCGCATCCCTGGCACTCGCACTTGATGGCTGGTCACTGGTACAGCCATTTACCTGCTGAGTTACAGAATAGTCTGCTGGCGATGTCGCGGGTGCGCCGCCTGCCGCCGGGTCATGGGCTGTTCAAGCGCGGCGATCCGCCTTGCGGCCTGTATGCTGTGCTGGAAGGCGCGGTACGGGTAGGCGCGGTGAACGAGCAGGGCAAAGAGGCACTGCTGAGTATGATCGAAGCGCCCCACTGGTTCGGTGAAATCTGCCTGTTCGATGGCCAGCCACGGACCCATGATGCGATCGTGGTGGGTCAATGTGCGTTGCTGCGCGTGCCGCAGGCGCCGTTGCTGGCCTTCCTGGAAGCGCAGCCGATCTACTGGCGGCATCTGGCATTGTTGATGAGCCACAAATTGCGCCTGACCTTCATCAACCTCGAACAGTTGAGCCTCATGCCCGCCCCGGCACGCGTGGCCCACCGCTTGTTGCAGATTGCCCAAGGCTACGGCGAAATCGAACCGGCGCGCCGGCTCTTGCAACTGCCCCAGGAGCAATTGGCCCTGATGCTCTCGCTGTCCCGCCAGACCACCAACCAGATCCTCAAGGACTTGCAGGCCCAGGGCATTCTCCACCTGGGTTATGGCGAGATCGAAATCCTCGACATTGAGCGGTTGCGCGGGTTGACCATGATCTGAATCTGACCTGGGCCTTGTGGATACGCTACACTCGCGTTAAATTTGAATTAAATACAGTGCATTTTATGATTGTAAGCAATTTTGCACTGTATACGATGCGGAATATAAGCATGAAGACCCTCGGTGAATTGATCAGACGTCTGCGCAAAGAACACAACCTCTCTCAGCAGGTCCTGGCCGCGCAATATTGCATGAGCCGTGCCACGATTTCTGGCATCGAAAACAACACCATTCCTGAGGTCGGGATTCGTAAGGTCGAAGCGATCCTCAATGGTTTTGGCTACGAGCTGGCGGCAGTTGCCCGACCCACGAAGCGCCCTACACTCGACTCACTGAAAAAGGACTCTTTCCATGGCTGATGAGCAAGGCCTGGACAGGCTGCAAGTCTCGGTCAGCGAAACGGCCGTTGGTGTTCTGGGACGAGGGCAACAGCGCACTGACTCCGTGTTCACTTACGCCACCAGCACGTGTGAAGAGCAGTCCGTTTCGCTGACGATGCCGGTGCGCCTTGAAAGTTACACCTGGGAGTCAGGTGTACCGCCAATCTTTGAAATGAATTTGCCGGAAGGCGCCTTGCGTGATGAGCTGGTCCGTCGCTTCAGCAAAGCGGTGCGTGGCTTTGACGACTTCGCCATGCTTGCTATCGTCGGTCCCCATCAGTTGGGCCGGGTTGGCATCGGTCATTGGCGGACCGACGATGGGCCGCCCGAAACCAGCCTGGCGGACTTGCTGGTGCACGATGGTGCTGAAGGTTTGTTCGACGATTTGCTGCACACCTATGGACAATATTCAGGGGTTTCGGGCGTACAACCCAAGGTACTGGTACGCGACAGCGCATCGACCGTCGATCCCCTGACCCACCGGGGCGCCACTCACTTAATCAAGGCTTTTCGCGCCGACGAGTTTCCGGAATTGGCGGCGAATGAGTTCTTTTGCATGCGAGCCGCGCAGCACGCGGGGCTTGAAGTGCCGGAGTTCGAATTGAGCGAGCGCGGCAAGTTTTTAATCGTTAAGCGCTTTGATGTGCTGGGCACCGGCAACTATCTGGGTTTTGAGGATTTTTGTGTTCTTAACGGCTCGCCGTCCAGGACCAAATACGACGGTTCGTATGAAGGCGCGGCCCGGCAGATCAAGGCCTTCGTTTCACCTCATTTGCTCAATCAGGCGCTGGAGTCCTTGTTCAAAATTGTTGCGCTCTCGGCCGGCTTGAAAAATGGTGATGCGCACCTGAAAAATTTCGGAGTGCTTTATGAGCATTGCGGCGTTGATGCGTCAGTCAGGCTCGCGCCAGCCTATGACATCGTCAGCACGGCGGTGTATATCCGCAATGACAATATGGCGCTGTTGCTGGGCGGTTCCAAAGCCTGGCCCAAATACAAAATGTTGGTGGGGTTTGGCCGCTCGGCGTGCAACCTGACCGAAGGGCGTTGCAAGGAGTTGCTGGAGCAGGTCATTCATGGGATGGAATTGGCCATGGTTGAAATGCGCCATTACATGGGCGGCAATGAGCGGTTCAGGCCGACTGGAGAAGCGATGATCGAGGCTTGGACGGCTGGGCTTGCGCGCAGCCTTAAGCCCTCTGTCACCTGACCCTGCACTACCAGTCAAATGTGGGAGCGAGCTTGCTCGCGATAGGGCCAGCCCAGCCAACGCAAATCCCTAGTGCAACCCATCCCGGAACTGCCCCGGCGTCATCCCGGTCCAGCGTTTGAACGCGCGGCTGAAGCTGCTGGTGTCGGCAAATCCCAACAGATAGCTGACCTCGCTCAACGAGCAATGCGGATCTTGCAGGTGCAGCAGCGCCAGGTTTTCCCGGCATTCATTGAGCAGCGCGTCGAAGCGGCAGCC is a window from the Pseudomonas brassicacearum genome containing:
- a CDS encoding sorbitol dehydrogenase; amino-acid sequence: MSSDLENFIGLSSALTGIPTDRLAPEIDQVGLPPIFLAFITPRITPQVLNTLLTQYATLAADHVSPDQIAKAVLMDGSRPAVTQTAQAARSIMKLWLLGVWYQPYATGDYKSTDSTVVSDQAYIQSWAWKIAQAHPMGYSEMVFGYWNTTPPSLEDYTGVPANSQGASS
- a CDS encoding GMC oxidoreductase gives rise to the protein MSTEQADVVIVGAGLAGSIIAYQLGMAGVDVLVLESGPEIPANRAQYLERFYTATLKTPESPYPPVSTLDPWRDPTKENAPRATIADLIKGWNDHAVSYLVQKGPLPFNSTYERVGGGTTWHWVGTCLRMVPNDFRLRSKYGVGVDWPIGYDDLQSAYCRAEAEIGVSANVADQAYLGMTFPEGYSFPMHSIPLSLVDGSFVTAVTGQTFDGLPLVVSPTPAGRNSQPYAGRRVCAGNTNCTPICPIQAKYDATVTMNKALATGKVRVMYRTVASNVTVGPDKNINGIKFKQYQLGEGPKTGDGVAIGQRYVIAAHAIETPKLLLNSKTPDWPKGVANSSGQVGRSLSDHPIYLAWGLMPEGKTVFPYRGPVSTAGIESLRDGAFRSQRAAWRIEIGNEGWNWPVGDPYVTVADFIDGANVSCTNPLPSKETPPPPTEALYGTALIQKLNDLFIRQFRIGFLVEQVEEHPDQSNSYIVPSTDKLTDGLGILRPEIHYDLSDYTKEGFRQAKILASHIIQNLLGAVELTAPIGKGTFRYKDEDYSFQGAGHLMGTYRMGADPATSVVDKYQRSWDHKNLFLVGDGVFPSTGTSNPSLTIAALSFQAGDTVANDLKAVTMQVQSNIAWQGTGVQVNALVPRLVRYVSGLWCASPQGGNVDGNGGSRHIDYASYALPGAAEGALIGRVGNGGTPFLVGDLAQVPASEQGELQLCINDDLTGQYGAGLSDNTGALTVRIEFGTL
- a CDS encoding DUF962 domain-containing protein, with protein sequence MKSLVDHLSQYAAYHRDPRNIASHFIGIPLIFFAVAVLLSRPGWPLGAILMSPALLVAVASAWFYLRLEVRLGVLMTVLLGLAVWLGQTLAAQSTAVWLGSGLGMFVVGWVIQFVGHYYEGRKPAFVDDLTGLIVGPLFVVVEAGFLLGLRGELKRAIEERVGPVAVRNQHSAA
- a CDS encoding Crp/Fnr family transcriptional regulator; the protein is MNAHPWHSHLMAGHWYSHLPAELQNSLLAMSRVRRLPPGHGLFKRGDPPCGLYAVLEGAVRVGAVNEQGKEALLSMIEAPHWFGEICLFDGQPRTHDAIVVGQCALLRVPQAPLLAFLEAQPIYWRHLALLMSHKLRLTFINLEQLSLMPAPARVAHRLLQIAQGYGEIEPARRLLQLPQEQLALMLSLSRQTTNQILKDLQAQGILHLGYGEIEILDIERLRGLTMI
- a CDS encoding helix-turn-helix domain-containing protein, with the translated sequence MKTLGELIRRLRKEHNLSQQVLAAQYCMSRATISGIENNTIPEVGIRKVEAILNGFGYELAAVARPTKRPTLDSLKKDSFHG
- a CDS encoding type II toxin-antitoxin system HipA family toxin, giving the protein MADEQGLDRLQVSVSETAVGVLGRGQQRTDSVFTYATSTCEEQSVSLTMPVRLESYTWESGVPPIFEMNLPEGALRDELVRRFSKAVRGFDDFAMLAIVGPHQLGRVGIGHWRTDDGPPETSLADLLVHDGAEGLFDDLLHTYGQYSGVSGVQPKVLVRDSASTVDPLTHRGATHLIKAFRADEFPELAANEFFCMRAAQHAGLEVPEFELSERGKFLIVKRFDVLGTGNYLGFEDFCVLNGSPSRTKYDGSYEGAARQIKAFVSPHLLNQALESLFKIVALSAGLKNGDAHLKNFGVLYEHCGVDASVRLAPAYDIVSTAVYIRNDNMALLLGGSKAWPKYKMLVGFGRSACNLTEGRCKELLEQVIHGMELAMVEMRHYMGGNERFRPTGEAMIEAWTAGLARSLKPSVT